Within Runella rosea, the genomic segment CAATCGGAACGGCATAGCCCAAATTCATAATAATCTGATTTTGGGGGATTTGCACAAGTGTGCTTTGCTCGTTTATTTGGGTATCAAAACGATAACTTTTAAACAACCATTGAGGCGTGTTTTCTTTGAAACGTAGTGTTGTAAAGGGAATTGCGATTTCGGTGGTCCAGTAGTTATCATAAATCTTTGATTCGCCCGTCCATTTATTGTCCCAAAATTCGCTAAAAAACGAGTTGTCGGTCGCGCCGTTGTAGAGCAACGCCTCCCGCATTACGCCCAAGGGGTTCATCCCAAACAAAAACGCGTTGGTCTTATCGTTGAACGTATCAATGACAAAGGTGACGTTGTCGTTTCCTCCTGCCCGATAATCCCGGCGGTAGGAGAGAATGACAAACTTGTTGCTTTTGGTATAGCATTTGGCGCTGATGTAAACGAACTTATCGTCGTACGCGATTTTTACATCTGTTTTGTACACGGCTTTTAAGGTATCGGTGGGAAAATATTGCCAAAAATCCCCTAATGTGGTACTTTTTTCCCAGATGGGTTCGTCCAAAACACCGTCAATTTTGATTTTCTCCGTCGTAAAATTGACCTTATAAGGTGCTTGCGATTGTGCGAATGCAAAAACAGGAAATAAAAGAAGTAGTAAAAATCTCATTGGCATAAAAGGAAGGTACGAACTACAATAGATTAAAGTAACCCAACACTCATTTTACCCTATTTTGTTCGTACATTTCCCATAAACCTTTGCTCACAGCTTTATTGGTAACTATAAAAAAATCCCCAATATTCTGTTTATTGGGGATTTCCATTGTTAGGGGATTTTAACATCAATATACAAATGCCCTTTAGTGACTCCTTTGGGCGTATATCTCAAGATAATTTTACCACCATAATATTCGGATATGTCTTGTACTTGTACTATCCCTTTTGAAAATTTCTTTGAACTGACTAAATAGCCCAGTTTAGGATTGCAGTTCTCTTTTGGATAATAGTCGCACCCATCGTATCTGTTAAATTGCGCCGGGCCGTCTAATTCTCCGTGAATTAAACTGATATACCCTTGTGGGTAACGATTTGGATCTACAAAAAAACGAAAGGTATGAGGCTTACTGGGGTTTTTGATTTCTAACCTCATGTTGATAAGGTGCTCTCTTGTTTTGCCAAACAGAAAATCTGAGATTTTGCGTAAATCTTCATCGCTACATGCTCTTAATCCTCCCAAAAAGACAAAAATGAACGCAAAAAATAACGCGATGAATATTTTTTTCATAATATTTTTTCACCATTACTATTGTAATCCACTACCATCAGTCGGAATGAGGCAACAATCCCCACTTACTCGACGGCCTTGACCATTGGTGATAGCTTGCAGGACTGTGTTGAACCCAAAAAAATCTGAAGACCACCAATTATAGTTTGAATTAATAAATGATACCCACAACTGTATTCCCAACATATTGTTATGTTTGTCCATCGCACTGTAAAGTGGATTGGCGTTTGAAGGGTCAAAGCGTTCGTGCACATCTCCTATAGCCATTGCATCTTCAATGCCGTAAGTACGTGTATTGAGATAGCTCCAAATGGCATGAAAATAAGCATTGCCATTATTTTGGTTAGCTTGTCCATTAACACCATAATGTTGGTTTACCAACTCATACGCTGTTAATCTATTAAGTGCTACTCCTAAAATTAGATAAGGGTGCTTAAAATAAAATAATTTTTCCCCGTCTGGAAGTGAATTGTAAAAAGCGCGGGCACGGCTATCCTGTAAGTAGCTATCTAGGGTGCTATTATTTCCTCCAAAATCACCATACGAATCACCACCGCCTCCATAACTGCCGCCGTAACTTCCTCCACTGCCATTTGAGGTAGAAATGTAAGCGCTAGAACATACTTCTTTTGTGTAAGAAAACTCACAGTTCCAAGTCTGTCCACCGTTAGCGCTAGCACATGAATAAATATCAATAGTTGAGCATTCAACTTCTATGTAATCTCCAACACGAGCATTTTTTGCTGTCGGTGCTTTAATTTCTCCAACAGTCTTTCCTTTATCATATTTAAATCCACCTTTTAGATTTCCGTTAAAATCTTCAAAAACGATTAGCCCTTCATAGGGGTAAGGTTTTTTACGTCTATTAGACTTTTGTAAGAAATTATCGGTGGGATAAAGAGTCATTACATCGTTACTTCCATCTTCTCTAATTATGAGGTATTGCAAATTATTCAAAGAAACATTGTAGGAATCGGGGGCTTTTTTATTTTTACCTGATTCTCTTAAAACGGGAGTAATGTTTTGGTTATGAAGCTGTTTAAACTTTGAATAGATATTCCCAAAGAAGTGTGAATTTTGAGTTGCGAAATCAAAGACAACACTCAATGGGAATATTAAGTAAAAGTACAATCGAAAAGTGGATTTTGCCACATTTGACTGTTGGTCAACGTGGTTTTGAGACGACAGTACCCTTGACAGAGATCGTTGAGTGTATTTTTTATCGATTAAAAACAGGCTGCCAATGGCGTGAACTACCGACTAAGGAGTTTTTCAGTAATAAGGTTTTGAACTGGAATTCGGTTTTTTACTACCATAACAAATGGTCAAAATTAGGGTGTTGGCAAAAGGTATGGATAGACTTATTAGGAGAACATCTACGATATTTAGACCTATCAAGTATTGAAATCGATGGTTCTCATACACCAGCCAAGAATGGCGGAGATGCCGTTGGCTATCAAGGCCGTAAGGCCTGTAAAACAACAAATTCTTTGTTCATAACAGATAATCAGGGAGTTATATTAGCTATGTCAACGCCGCAGGAAGGACAACACCACGATTTGTTTGAGATAAAGGCATTATTTAGAGAAATAGGTGATTTATTAAAAAAAGCAGGAATAAATCTTGATGGGTTATTTCTTAATGCAGACCCAGGATTCGATTCTAATAGTTTTCGAGAAGCTTGTGCTGAGCAAAGCATAATAGCAAATGTTAAACCACATTCAAGAAATCAAACTGATGTAACAAAGATTGAACCCTATAAATCTGGCACTCATATATTTGATGAAGAATTATATCGGGACAGATCTGTAATTGAACATTCAAATGCTTGGATTGACGGTTTTAAAGCACTTTTAGTGAGGTTTGAATTTTCAGTTAGAAACTGGATGGCACTGCATTTTATGGCATTCTCAGTCATTTTTTTACGTAAAATCAATAAAAAAACAAAAGTTTAAACAGTCTCTATATCTTATCGGTACTAAAAGTATTTTTTTACCATCTAACAAATGATAAAAGTACTCATTCCATTTTACCTGCTTTGTGGGAGTTTCATTACCTGAAATTCTCAAGCTGGCTGTAGATAAAACGGTAGTTTGAAACCAATTTTTAACAGATTCAATTTCTGAGAAATTAAATGGAGGTTTACTTGCCAACACAGACTGATTAGGCGTTACCTCATTAATTTCTTTTTTGCATGATGAAATTAAAATGCAAAGGAGAAGTGAGAGTTTGAAAAGTGCTTTCATTTGTATGCTTGTTTAAAGTTGCTATTTCTTCGCCACAAAATAAAAAAGGCACTTTGTTTTTACCAAAAAAAATGTTTAAACGGTCAGTAAACGTTGTTTAAGCAGTTATTAAACGTCAAAAATACTGCCAAAACCCCCATGCTCTACGAGTTTCTAAGTAATTTAGATTTTGGTCATTGCCATACGCTTCGCGCTCAAAACTAATATTTCTATATGCTAAATAGCGACGACGGTACTGAATCAGCCGCACGAGGAACTCTACCAAATACCAAGCGTAAAAAAGAAATATTCCCAGCTCAAGCTGCTGGCGAAGATGAATGCGCTCGTGATTGAGCAGCCATTTGGGCGGGCGGGCTTCACGGCAAAATACCCACGGAAAAAACGTCAGCCCCTCCACCCACAGAAAAGGGGTATGCACTAAAATCATGGGTAGACGAAATTGTTTTGGCATGGTTTTCGTAAAAGGTTTGACAACTTTTTACGAAAGAACTAATTTTAGGCAACTTTCTCAACGGGTTGAGGGCTAAATCTAAAAGTGGCAAGGATATTTTTGCTTCTTTTCTTACCGATAATAAAGTATTTATTTGCGCTTAACTCTTTCATTTTAAACCCCTAACCCTTTTGGGAATTATGCTATTTACAGCCAATTTACTTAATCTTTTTGACCACACCATTGGAAAGGCCGAAATTGAAGTAGCCGAAAAAAGAATCATAAGTATCAAAATAATTGGAGCCGAGGAGCCAGAACTGCCGTACATCATGCCCGGTTTTGTGGACGCCCACGTCCACATTGAAAGTTCGATGTTGACCCCCGCGCAATTTGCCCGTCTAGCGGTTGTCCACGGAACCGTCGCCACGGTCTCCGACCCGCACGAAATCGGCAATGTGTTGGGCGTGGCGGGCGTAGAATACATGATTGAAGACAGCAAACGCGTGCCGTTTAAGTTTTGTTTCGGTGCTCCTTCGTGCGTACCTGCTACTACCTTCGAAACCGCTGGGGCCGTGATTTCAGCCAAAGACGTTCGTCGGTTGTTGGCCATGAAAGAAATTGGTTACTTGGCCGAGATGATGAATTTTCCGGGCGTTTTGCACGAAGACCCTGATGTGATGATGAAAATCCGTTTGGCGCAGGCATTCAATAAGCCAGTAGACGGACATGCGCCGGGGCTGCGCGGTGCCGATGCCCAAAAATACATCGAAGCGGGCATCACGACCGACCACGAGTGCTTCACGTACGACGAAGCACTTGATAAACTCCAACTTGGGTTAGATTATATTTTGATACGGGAAGGAAGCGCAGCCAAAAATTTTGAGGCGCTTATCCCGCTCATCGCCGACTTCCCCAACCGACTGATGTTTTGCTCGGACGACAAGCATCCCGATAATTTGGTGGAAGGCCATATCAATCAGTTAGTAAAGCGGGCGCTGGCCAAAGGCTACCCGCTCTTCAGCGTGTTGCGGGCGGCCTGTCTCAATCCCGTATTGCATTATCGTCTCAACGTCGGTTTGTTGCGTGAGGGAGACCCCGCTGATTTTATTTTGGTCAACAATCTTCAAGATTTTGACATTTTGGAGACCTACATAGAAGGAGAGAAAGTATCCCAAAATGGCAGCTCAAATATCCCTGACCTGCGAAGCCCGCTGGTCAATCAATTTGACTGTAAATTTTTACAGGCCACTGATTTGAAAATAGAAACAACATCATCGTCTCTGACATTAAACGTTATTGAGGCGTTGGATGGACAACTCATCACAAATCAGTTGGAAGTGCCAGCGCTGATACAGGATGGCCTTATTGTGTCGGATACGGCCCAGGATATTTTGAAAATCGTCGTTGTAAATCGCTATCATCCTGCGCCTGTCGCGGTAGGATTTATTAAAAACATTGGATTGCAGGAAGGAGCGATTGCGTCGTCGGTGGCGCATGATTCTCACAATATCATTGCCGTGGGCTGTGACGATGAAAGTTTGGTACAGGCCATCAATTTGGTCATTGAAGCCCAAGGTGGCGTGAGTGCGGTCAGCCCTAAAGCGGATGCTACACATCTTCTACCGCTCCCAATTGCGGGTTTAATGTCGGACGTTGATGGATATAAAGTGGCGGAACAGTATACGCAAATTGATTTTTTTGTTAAATCTCAACTTGGTTCTAAGCTAAATTCGCCGTTTATGACGCTATCTTTTATGGGGCTTTTAGTAATTCCTTCGTTGAAAATGAGTGATTTAGGTTTATTTGATGGGCAAAGCTTCAGTTTTACCAAATTATATTTTTAAAAATTAATTGTTAAAAAAACACTTTTTATTTTGCAACTTATTATAAAGAAAATTACATTTGAGGCGTGATTGTTTCTAAACCCCAAACCCCTCCACCCCAATGCCTCGTTTTCACCTTACAACCCAAGAAGAGGTAACTCTCTGGAATCAGTTCCGCCAAGACGATGAGCCTTCTTTTGCACGTTTGTATCAATGTTATGTTCAACTTTTGTACAATTACTGTACACAATTCAGCGCCGATAAGGCTTTAATCAAGGATTGTATCCACGATTTGTTTGTGGAACTTTGGCAACACCGCCACACGCTCGGCGATACCACTTCGGTACGCTATTATTTGATGGCTTCGATTAAACGTAAGTTGGTTCGGCACCTCAATGCCCAGCAAAAAAACACCAGCAGCGAGGAGATTCCGTTGGAGTATCATCATTTGTACACTGCTTCGGCTGAATCTTATGTGATTGCTCAGGAGGATTATCTGCAAACCAATCGTAACCTGAATGAAGCACTAGAAAAACTGCCCCGCCGTCAGCGCGAAGCGATTTTCTTGAAATTCTACGTTAATATGACTAACGAAGAAATTTCTAACTTTATGAAAATCAATATCCAATCGGTGTATAACCTCGTATTTGGCGCATTGACCAGCTTGAAAAAACAACTGTCGATGGAGCGCGTAATTGTGTAGCGTTTAAAAGAATTTTGTTTTAATTTGATATTTAGGCCAACGCCCGTGGATGAATTTCTACGGGCGTTTTGTTTGGGGGGGCTGCCTAAGTATTGAAGGAAAATAAGACTTTCTAAGTTTT encodes:
- a CDS encoding IS5 family transposase, which produces MGILSKSTIEKWILPHLTVGQRGFETTVPLTEIVECIFYRLKTGCQWRELPTKEFFSNKVLNWNSVFYYHNKWSKLGCWQKVWIDLLGEHLRYLDLSSIEIDGSHTPAKNGGDAVGYQGRKACKTTNSLFITDNQGVILAMSTPQEGQHHDLFEIKALFREIGDLLKKAGINLDGLFLNADPGFDSNSFREACAEQSIIANVKPHSRNQTDVTKIEPYKSGTHIFDEELYRDRSVIEHSNAWIDGFKALLVRFEFSVRNWMALHFMAFSVIFLRKINKKTKV
- the ade gene encoding adenine deaminase; amino-acid sequence: MLFTANLLNLFDHTIGKAEIEVAEKRIISIKIIGAEEPELPYIMPGFVDAHVHIESSMLTPAQFARLAVVHGTVATVSDPHEIGNVLGVAGVEYMIEDSKRVPFKFCFGAPSCVPATTFETAGAVISAKDVRRLLAMKEIGYLAEMMNFPGVLHEDPDVMMKIRLAQAFNKPVDGHAPGLRGADAQKYIEAGITTDHECFTYDEALDKLQLGLDYILIREGSAAKNFEALIPLIADFPNRLMFCSDDKHPDNLVEGHINQLVKRALAKGYPLFSVLRAACLNPVLHYRLNVGLLREGDPADFILVNNLQDFDILETYIEGEKVSQNGSSNIPDLRSPLVNQFDCKFLQATDLKIETTSSSLTLNVIEALDGQLITNQLEVPALIQDGLIVSDTAQDILKIVVVNRYHPAPVAVGFIKNIGLQEGAIASSVAHDSHNIIAVGCDDESLVQAINLVIEAQGGVSAVSPKADATHLLPLPIAGLMSDVDGYKVAEQYTQIDFFVKSQLGSKLNSPFMTLSFMGLLVIPSLKMSDLGLFDGQSFSFTKLYF
- a CDS encoding RNA polymerase sigma factor codes for the protein MPRFHLTTQEEVTLWNQFRQDDEPSFARLYQCYVQLLYNYCTQFSADKALIKDCIHDLFVELWQHRHTLGDTTSVRYYLMASIKRKLVRHLNAQQKNTSSEEIPLEYHHLYTASAESYVIAQEDYLQTNRNLNEALEKLPRRQREAIFLKFYVNMTNEEISNFMKINIQSVYNLVFGALTSLKKQLSMERVIV
- a CDS encoding DUF6973 domain-containing protein, yielding MSVVFDFATQNSHFFGNIYSKFKQLHNQNITPVLRESGKNKKAPDSYNVSLNNLQYLIIREDGSNDVMTLYPTDNFLQKSNRRKKPYPYEGLIVFEDFNGNLKGGFKYDKGKTVGEIKAPTAKNARVGDYIEVECSTIDIYSCASANGGQTWNCEFSYTKEVCSSAYISTSNGSGGSYGGSYGGGGDSYGDFGGNNSTLDSYLQDSRARAFYNSLPDGEKLFYFKHPYLILGVALNRLTAYELVNQHYGVNGQANQNNGNAYFHAIWSYLNTRTYGIEDAMAIGDVHERFDPSNANPLYSAMDKHNNMLGIQLWVSFINSNYNWWSSDFFGFNTVLQAITNGQGRRVSGDCCLIPTDGSGLQ